A single region of the Pectinophora gossypiella chromosome 2, ilPecGoss1.1, whole genome shotgun sequence genome encodes:
- the LOC126378377 gene encoding putative serine protease K12H4.7, giving the protein MHLTNTVLLLNFAGIYGFRFYSFGNGYRYLSKQMANYAVQFDYASVDTKWIEQPLDHFDAKENRPWKMRYFENLEFWKPNGTIYLFIGGEGEAHPYFLTLGTLYELANETNGAMFGSEHRYYGKSMPLDNTVTENLKYLSSRQALADLAYLLETIRSSPKFKKSTSSKVVVIGGSYPGNLAAWMRLLYPNLVDAAIASSAPVLAKKDFFEYLETVSDDYEQQGLDGCHDKISEIFKRYEKLFSSEQGIKQLKEEEKICQDNDMTRLENKQLFFMDKTSEFMGRAQYGNPDYIKKHCAKIMNSSRIATSKMSFEDEPNFWREEIDCYDYDFYNMIDEMKEIDWILSWIYQTCTEFGYYQSTNSDNHPFTRNIPAELYYKMCTGLFGPEFEEQRIDEGIDYTNKLYGGLSPNVTNVVFVNGDMDPWSRLGILEDVSYDAPAKVIPRASHCRDLFSNRKGDPEELVEARSYIKYLIKKWLRLGEYYKLV; this is encoded by the coding sequence ATGCATTTAACAAATACAGTGCTATTATTAAATTTTGCCGGAATCTATGGGTTTAGATTTTACAGCTTCGGCAATGGCTACCGATATCTTTCGAAGCAAATGGCAAATTACGCTGTGCAGTTTGATTACGCTTCAGTTGATACGAAATGGATCGAACAGCCTTTGGACCACTTCGATGCGAAAGAGAACAGACCTTGGAAGATGAGGTATTTTGAGAATCTGGAGTTTTGGAAACCTAACGGGACTATCTATCTGTTTATTGGCGGCGAAGGGGAAGCTCATCCTTATTTTCTCACGCTTGGCACCTTATATGAACTGGCAAACGAAACAAACGGAGCGATGTTCGGATCAGAGCACAGATATTATGGCAAAAGTATGCCTTTAGATAATACAGTAACAGAAAACTTGAAATACTTAAGCTCGCGCCAAGCTTTGGCAGACTTAGCTTATCTTCTGGAAACTATAAGATCTTCACCAAAGTTCAAGAAGTCCACGAGCTCAAAAGTAGTGGTCATTGGAGGTTCTTATCCTGGAAATTTAGCGGCGTGGATGAGGCTGTTATATCCAAATTTAGTTGATGCAGCTATAGCTAGCAGCGCACCAGTTTTAGCTAAAAAAGATTTCTTTGAATACTTAGAAACTGTTTCCGATGACTATGAACAACAAGGACTTGATGGTTGCCACGATAAAATCTCCGAAATATTTAAAAGATACGAAAAGTTATTTAGTAGTGAACAAGGAATTAAGCAACTGaaggaagaagagaagatttgTCAAGATAACGATATGACTAGACTTGAAAACAAACAGTTATTCTTCATGGATAAAACTTCAGAATTTATGGGGCGAGCGCAGTATGGCAATCCAGACTACATAAAGAAACATTGTGCAAAAATTATGAATTCATCGAGAATTGCTACTTCAAAAATGTCATTTGAGGATGAACCGAATTTCTGGCGCGAAGAGATTGATTGCTACGACTACGACTTTTATAacatgattgatgaaatgaaaGAGATAGATTGGATCCTATCTTGGATATACCAAACATGTACAGAGTTTGGATACTATCAATCAACTAACTCTGATAATCATCCTTTTACTAGAAATATTCCAGCTGAGTTGTATTACAAGATGTGTACAGGACTATTCGGACCAGAGTTTGAGGAACAAAGGATTGACGAAGGAATAGATTACACGAACAAATTGTATGGAGGACTCAGTCCTAATGTAACTAATGTAGTCTTTGTCAATGGTGACATGGACCCTTGGAGTCGACTTGGGATCTTAGAAGATGTTTCCTACGATGCTCCAGCAAAAGTGATACCAAGAGCGTCTCATTGCAGAGACTTGTTTTCTAATAGAAAAGGAGATCCGGAAGAGTTAGTTGAAGCAAGAAGTTATATTAAGTATTTGATAAAAAAGTGGTTGCGGCTGGGTGAATATTACAAATTGGTGTAA